In a genomic window of Sulfurimonas denitrificans DSM 1251:
- the metG gene encoding methionine--tRNA ligase, with amino-acid sequence MSKYITTPIYYVNGEAHIGHAYTTFIADTLARYEKLKGEDTYFLTGTDEHGQKIEESAQKNSKPTQEFADEISASFKNLWDEFDISYDKFIRTTDAEHKKGVQRAFEVMYAKGDIYKDFYEGHYCVSCETFFTETQLVDGEFCPDCGRSTNIVKEESYFFRLSKYENALLKHYEENPDFILPRSRANEVINFVKGGLRDLSVTRTSFTWGVGMPNSIKDDKHVMYVWLDALMNYITALGYGTTEENMRYWPASVQFVGKDILRFHAIYWPAFLMSIDLPLPQHIGAHGWWTRDGEKMSKSKGNVISPKQVADVYGVENLRYFMLREVPFGQDGDFSQRAFIDRINSELSNDLGNLLNRIIGMSGKYSDFEIESVNVLKYHKKEIDAMNVVLDSLDIFMKNFQTHRYLEELWKLFSIGNKAIEEHAPWVKMKDGKKDEALSTVALVANILAKASIMLHPVMPRTTDIIADALNFSISHESYRELVQEKKLLKLFNIKPVPPLFPRVDEPLMPEAPLAQPNITKESVKAAEQSLCEGDNLIEIGQFFQTSLKVGTVIAAEEVEKSKKLLKLQVDLNEGKPRQVVAGIREFYSAESLINTQVCVVANLKPAKLMGMISEGMLLAAKDEDGLCLIRPEKPKKAGTPIG; translated from the coding sequence TTGAGTAAATATATAACAACACCTATCTATTATGTTAACGGAGAGGCTCATATTGGGCATGCTTATACTACTTTTATAGCTGATACTCTAGCTAGATATGAGAAGCTCAAAGGTGAAGATACCTATTTTTTAACTGGTACTGATGAACATGGTCAAAAAATAGAGGAGTCTGCTCAAAAAAATTCTAAGCCAACACAAGAGTTTGCAGATGAGATAAGTGCCTCTTTTAAAAACCTTTGGGATGAGTTTGATATAAGCTATGATAAATTTATTCGTACAACTGATGCAGAGCATAAAAAGGGTGTCCAGAGAGCCTTTGAAGTTATGTATGCAAAAGGTGATATATATAAAGATTTTTATGAGGGTCACTACTGTGTAAGTTGTGAGACTTTCTTTACTGAGACGCAACTAGTCGATGGTGAATTTTGTCCTGATTGTGGCAGAAGTACAAATATTGTCAAAGAGGAGAGTTACTTTTTTAGGCTCTCTAAATATGAAAATGCCCTTTTAAAGCACTATGAAGAGAACCCTGATTTTATCCTTCCACGTTCTCGTGCAAATGAAGTTATAAACTTTGTAAAAGGCGGACTTAGAGATTTGTCAGTCACAAGAACATCTTTTACATGGGGTGTCGGGATGCCAAACTCTATAAAAGATGACAAGCATGTTATGTATGTTTGGCTTGATGCTCTTATGAACTATATTACAGCTCTTGGATATGGAACTACAGAGGAAAATATGCGTTATTGGCCAGCTTCAGTGCAGTTTGTTGGAAAAGATATACTTCGTTTTCATGCAATCTACTGGCCAGCATTTTTAATGAGTATTGATTTGCCTCTTCCTCAGCATATAGGTGCACATGGATGGTGGACTAGGGATGGCGAGAAGATGAGTAAATCAAAAGGCAATGTTATCTCTCCAAAACAAGTTGCTGATGTTTATGGCGTTGAAAATTTAAGATATTTTATGCTCAGAGAAGTACCTTTTGGGCAAGATGGAGACTTTTCTCAAAGAGCATTTATAGATAGGATAAACTCAGAGTTAAGTAACGACCTTGGAAACCTTTTAAATCGTATCATTGGTATGAGTGGTAAATACTCAGATTTTGAGATAGAGAGTGTTAATGTTTTAAAATATCATAAAAAAGAGATTGATGCGATGAATGTCGTACTTGATTCACTCGATATTTTTATGAAAAATTTTCAAACGCATCGCTATTTAGAGGAGTTATGGAAACTATTTTCTATCGGGAACAAAGCCATTGAAGAGCATGCTCCATGGGTTAAGATGAAAGATGGAAAAAAAGATGAAGCGCTCTCTACTGTAGCACTTGTTGCAAATATTTTAGCAAAAGCGTCTATTATGCTTCATCCTGTTATGCCTCGCACTACAGATATTATTGCAGATGCTCTAAACTTTTCTATCTCTCATGAGAGCTACAGAGAGCTTGTTCAAGAGAAAAAGCTTTTAAAATTGTTTAATATTAAACCTGTTCCACCTCTATTTCCACGTGTTGATGAGCCGCTTATGCCTGAAGCCCCACTTGCTCAACCAAATATTACAAAAGAGAGCGTGAAGGCTGCGGAACAAAGTCTGTGTGAGGGTGATAATCTTATAGAAATTGGGCAATTTTTTCAAACTTCTCTCAAAGTTGGGACAGTAATCGCAGCAGAAGAAGTTGAGAAGAGTAAAAAACTTCTAAAACTTCAAGTTGACTTGAATGAAGGAAAACCTAGACAGGTAGTTGCTGGAATAAGAGAGTTTTATAGCGCAGAGTCTCTTATAAATACTCAAGTTTGTGTTGTTGCGAACTTAAAACCTGCAAAACTTATGGGAATGATCTCAGAGGGAATGCTTCTTGCTGCTAAAGATGAAGATGGGTTGTGTTTGATACGACCTGAAAAACCTAAAAAAGCAGGCACGCCTATTGGATGA